In Mus musculus strain C57BL/6J chromosome 1, GRCm38.p6 C57BL/6J, a single genomic region encodes these proteins:
- the Rpl37a gene encoding 60S ribosomal protein L37a, producing the protein MAKRTKKVGIVGKYGTRYGASLRKMVKKIEISQHAKYTCSFCGKTKMKRRAVGIWHCGSCMKTVAGGAWTYNTTSAVTVKSAIRRLKELKDQ; encoded by the exons ATG GCTAAACGCACCAAGAAGGTCGGCATCGTCGGCAAGTACGGGACCCGCTATGGTGCCTCCCTCCGGAAAATGGTGAAGAAAATTGAAATCAGCCAGCACGCCAAGTACACTTGCTCCTTCTGTGGCAAG ACCAAGATGAAGAGACGAGCCGTCGGCATCTGGCACTGTGGTTCCTGCATGAAAACAGTGGCCGGTGGGGCCTGGACCTACAA CACCACCTCTGCAGTCACAGTGAAGTCTGCCATcagaagactgaaggaactgaaagacCAGTAG